ATGCGCACCAGGAGGAACGCGACAACGGATTTACCGAAGATAATGATCGCCAGCGTTGCCAGTACCGCCAGCGGCTGCTCTAAGAGGATCCACGGATCGAACAGCATGCCGACGGAGACAAAGAACAGTACCGCAAATGCATCACGCAGCGGCAGCGTGTCGTGCGCTGCACGGTGGCTCAGCTCTGACTCGTTCAACACCATCCCGGCGAAGAACGCGCCCAGAGCAAAGGAGACGTCAAAGAACTCGACCGCCCCGAAGGCAATGCCCAGCGCCAGCGCCAGTACGGAAAGGGTAAACAGTTCGCGTGAGCCGGTGGCGGCGCTGCGCGACATAATCCAGGGAACCAGACGGCGGCCCACGACCATCATGATGGCGATGAACGCAATCACCTTCCCGATAGTGATACTCATGTCCAGCGCCAGCGATGCGAAGCCGACGTTATCTTTTTCAAGCATTCCGGCGACGGCAGGCAACAGAACCAGCGTCAACACCATCACCAAGTCTTCAACAATCAGCCAGCCGATAGCGATTTGCCCACGCTGACTGTCGATAAGCTGTCGTTCTTCAAGCGCGCGCAGCAGCACCACGGTACTGGCGGTTGAGAGACATAATCCAAACACAATGCCGGTCATCAGCGGCCAACCTATCACCGCAGAAAGCGCCATACCCAATAACGTCGCCACGCCTATCTGGGCGATCGCACCGGGGATGGCGATGGCCTTTACTGCCATCAAATCCTTTAGGGAGAAATGAAGACCCACGCCAAACATCAGCAGAATCACGCCTAATTCCGCCAGTTCTGGCGCCAGTTTGGTATCTGCCACAAAACCGGGCGTAAACGGACCTGCCAGCACACCTGCTAATAAATAGCCCACGAGAGGAGAAATACGTAACTTGTTGGCAATCATGCCAAGGATAAAAGCGAGCAC
This sequence is a window from Enterobacter sp. 638. Protein-coding genes within it:
- the ybaL gene encoding YbaL family putative K(+) efflux transporter; amino-acid sequence: MHHATPLITTIVGGLVLAFILGMIANKLRISPLVGYLLAGVLAGPFTPGFVADTKLAPELAELGVILLMFGVGLHFSLKDLMAVKAIAIPGAIAQIGVATLLGMALSAVIGWPLMTGIVFGLCLSTASTVVLLRALEERQLIDSQRGQIAIGWLIVEDLVMVLTLVLLPAVAGMLEKDNVGFASLALDMSITIGKVIAFIAIMMVVGRRLVPWIMSRSAATGSRELFTLSVLALALGIAFGAVEFFDVSFALGAFFAGMVLNESELSHRAAHDTLPLRDAFAVLFFVSVGMLFDPWILLEQPLAVLATLAIIIFGKSVVAFLLVRMFGHSPRTALTIAASLAQIGEFAFILAGLGMALNLLPQAGQNLVLAGAILSIMLNPVLFAVLEKYLDKTETLEEQTLEEATEEEKQIPVDICNHALLVGFGRVGSLLGEKLMAQGIPLVVIETSRSRVDELRARGIRAVLGNAANEEIMNLAHLDCARWLLLTIPNGYEAGEIVATAREKCPTIEIIARAHYDDEVEYITERGANQVVMGEREIANTMITLIEKPPIEEAVTG